The proteins below are encoded in one region of Phaseolus vulgaris cultivar G19833 chromosome 1, P. vulgaris v2.0, whole genome shotgun sequence:
- the LOC137814238 gene encoding serine/threonine-protein kinase Nek4-like isoform X1: MISPLTRKVHVCRKWNFTLSLVVSGKASLVQMEQYEILEQIGKGAFGSALLVRHRHEKKKYVLKKIRLARQTDRTRRSAHQEMELISKVRNPFIVEYKDSWVEKGCFVCIIIGYCEGGDMAEAIKKANGVNFSEEKLCKWLVQLLMALDYLHVNHILHRDVKCSNIFLTKDRDIRLGDFGLAKMLTSDDLASSVVGTPSYMCPELLADIPYGSKSDIWSLGCCIYEMAAHKPAFKALDIQSLINKINKSIVAPMPAMYTAAFRGLVKSMLRKNPELRPTASELLNHPHLQPYIQKIHLKLNSPRRSTFPFQWPEPSYVRRTLYVEPESVSTLSDQDKFLSFSKDRALNPSISGTEQVSQCSTQRAHGLSSGSEEKIYELSVGCVYNKYNADTSKATKFSTVERTPRLRAVTASASPKRKTMAPSKTIKNNRPNRDSLPVSNAPSGRFSSPPRARATTNLYTNFCVLGNLNSPNVSVNAPRIDKMAEFPMPFCEDPFFPIRGPSLTSARCSSSSTRSTADISITMDKCLILEDKVTVPNSISYACPGPKGTECRSEDVKACVSSRSSAEVDQRRFDTSSYQQRAEALEGLLEFSARLLQQQKFEELGVLLKPFGPEKVSPRETAIWLTKSFKETVV, encoded by the exons ATGATTAGTCCCTTGACGAGAAAGGTTCATGTCTGCAGAAAGTG GAATTTCACTCTATCATTGGTAGTGAGTGGTAAAGCGAGTTTAGTTCAAATGGAGCAGTATGAAATTCTAGAACAAATTGGCAAGGGTGCATTTGGTTCTGCTCTGCTTGTGAGGCATAGGCACGAAAAGAAAAA GTATGTCCTTAAAAAGATTCGTCTTGCTCGCCAAACTGACAGAACCCGTAGATCTGCTCACCAGGAG ATGGAGCTTATATCTAAAGTTCGAAATCCATTTATTGTGGAGTATAAAGATTCCTGGGTTGAAAAG GGTTGTTTTGTATGTATCATCATTGGCTATTGTGAAGGAGGGGATAT GGCTGAAGCTATAAAAAAGGCTAACGGTGTTAACTTCTCTGAAGAG AAACTTTGCAAGTGGCTCGTTCAATTGCTGATGGCTCTTGATTACTTGCATGTAAATCATATCCTTCATCGTGACGTCAAG TGTTCAAATATATTCTTGACAAAAGATCGAGATATTCGTCTAG GGGACTTTGGTCTTGCTAAAATGTTGACATCTGATGATCTTGCTTCCTCA GTCGTTGGGACTCCAAGTTATATGTGCCCAGAGCTTCTTGCTGATATACCCTATGGCTCCAAGTCAGATATCTGGTCTTTGG GATGCTGTATCTATGAAATGGCTGCTCACAAGCCAGCTTTTAAAGCACTT GACATACAATCATTGattaacaaaataaacaagAGTATAGTAGCTCCCATGCCAGCTATGTATACTGCTGCTTT TCGGGGGCTTGTCAAAAGTATGCTGCGGAAAAATCCAGAGCTGAGGCCAACT GCTTCAGAATTACTAAATCATCCGCATCTTCAGCCTTACATTCAAAAGATTCACCTTAAATTAAATAGCCCCAGAAGAAGTACTTTTCCTTTCCAATGGCCCGAGCCAAGTTACGTAAGGAGAACTCTTTACGTAGAGCCAGAATCTGTTTCTACTCTTTCTGACCAAGATAAATTCTTGTCATTTAGCAAGGACAGGGCACTGAATCCTAGTATTTCTGGAACTGAACAAGTTTCTCAGTGTTCTACTCAAAGAGCACATGGATTATCCTCTGGTTCAGAAGAGAAAATCTATGAACTATCTGTAGGTTGTGTATATAACAAATACAATGCTGACACATCAAAAGCCACAAAGTTCTCAACAGTGGAAAGAACACCAAGATTGAGGGCCGTTACAGCTTCTGCCTCCCCCAAAAGGAAAACAATGGCACCATCAAAGACAATAAAAAACAATCGTCCAAACCGAGATTCA CTTCCAGTATCTAATGCACCATCTGGAAGGTTTTCCTCACCACCAAGAGCCAGGGCGACAACAAACTTGTACACCAATTTTTGTGTCCTTGGAAATTTGAACTCTCCTAATGTCTCTGTTAATGCACCACGAATCGACAAGATGGCTGAATTCCCAATGCCTTTCTGTGAGGATCCTTTTTTTCCTATCCGTGGACCATCATTAACTTCAGCTCGCTGCTCTTCAAGCTCAACACGGAGTACTGCGGATATCTCCATCACAATGGACAAGTGTTTAATCCTGGAGGACAAAGTTACTGTCCCCAACAGTATCAGTTATGCTTGCCCTGGTCCAAAGGGAACTGAATGCCGTTCTGAGGATGTAAAAGCTTGTGTTTCAAGTCGCTCCTCTGCTGAGGTGGATCAGCGCCGGTTTGACACGTCCTCATACCAGCAGCGCGCAGAGGCATTGGAGGGTTTGCTGGAGTTCAGTGCCAGACTCCTACAACAACAAAAGTTTGAAGAGCTTGGGGTGTTGCTGAAGCCGTTCGGGCCTGAGAAGGTTTCCCCCAGGGAAACAGCTATTTGGTTGACCAAGAGCTTTAAGGAAACTGTGGTCTAA
- the LOC137814238 gene encoding serine/threonine-protein kinase Nek4-like isoform X2, which translates to MEQYEILEQIGKGAFGSALLVRHRHEKKKYVLKKIRLARQTDRTRRSAHQEMELISKVRNPFIVEYKDSWVEKGCFVCIIIGYCEGGDMAEAIKKANGVNFSEEKLCKWLVQLLMALDYLHVNHILHRDVKCSNIFLTKDRDIRLGDFGLAKMLTSDDLASSVVGTPSYMCPELLADIPYGSKSDIWSLGCCIYEMAAHKPAFKALDIQSLINKINKSIVAPMPAMYTAAFRGLVKSMLRKNPELRPTASELLNHPHLQPYIQKIHLKLNSPRRSTFPFQWPEPSYVRRTLYVEPESVSTLSDQDKFLSFSKDRALNPSISGTEQVSQCSTQRAHGLSSGSEEKIYELSVGCVYNKYNADTSKATKFSTVERTPRLRAVTASASPKRKTMAPSKTIKNNRPNRDSLPVSNAPSGRFSSPPRARATTNLYTNFCVLGNLNSPNVSVNAPRIDKMAEFPMPFCEDPFFPIRGPSLTSARCSSSSTRSTADISITMDKCLILEDKVTVPNSISYACPGPKGTECRSEDVKACVSSRSSAEVDQRRFDTSSYQQRAEALEGLLEFSARLLQQQKFEELGVLLKPFGPEKVSPRETAIWLTKSFKETVV; encoded by the exons ATGGAGCAGTATGAAATTCTAGAACAAATTGGCAAGGGTGCATTTGGTTCTGCTCTGCTTGTGAGGCATAGGCACGAAAAGAAAAA GTATGTCCTTAAAAAGATTCGTCTTGCTCGCCAAACTGACAGAACCCGTAGATCTGCTCACCAGGAG ATGGAGCTTATATCTAAAGTTCGAAATCCATTTATTGTGGAGTATAAAGATTCCTGGGTTGAAAAG GGTTGTTTTGTATGTATCATCATTGGCTATTGTGAAGGAGGGGATAT GGCTGAAGCTATAAAAAAGGCTAACGGTGTTAACTTCTCTGAAGAG AAACTTTGCAAGTGGCTCGTTCAATTGCTGATGGCTCTTGATTACTTGCATGTAAATCATATCCTTCATCGTGACGTCAAG TGTTCAAATATATTCTTGACAAAAGATCGAGATATTCGTCTAG GGGACTTTGGTCTTGCTAAAATGTTGACATCTGATGATCTTGCTTCCTCA GTCGTTGGGACTCCAAGTTATATGTGCCCAGAGCTTCTTGCTGATATACCCTATGGCTCCAAGTCAGATATCTGGTCTTTGG GATGCTGTATCTATGAAATGGCTGCTCACAAGCCAGCTTTTAAAGCACTT GACATACAATCATTGattaacaaaataaacaagAGTATAGTAGCTCCCATGCCAGCTATGTATACTGCTGCTTT TCGGGGGCTTGTCAAAAGTATGCTGCGGAAAAATCCAGAGCTGAGGCCAACT GCTTCAGAATTACTAAATCATCCGCATCTTCAGCCTTACATTCAAAAGATTCACCTTAAATTAAATAGCCCCAGAAGAAGTACTTTTCCTTTCCAATGGCCCGAGCCAAGTTACGTAAGGAGAACTCTTTACGTAGAGCCAGAATCTGTTTCTACTCTTTCTGACCAAGATAAATTCTTGTCATTTAGCAAGGACAGGGCACTGAATCCTAGTATTTCTGGAACTGAACAAGTTTCTCAGTGTTCTACTCAAAGAGCACATGGATTATCCTCTGGTTCAGAAGAGAAAATCTATGAACTATCTGTAGGTTGTGTATATAACAAATACAATGCTGACACATCAAAAGCCACAAAGTTCTCAACAGTGGAAAGAACACCAAGATTGAGGGCCGTTACAGCTTCTGCCTCCCCCAAAAGGAAAACAATGGCACCATCAAAGACAATAAAAAACAATCGTCCAAACCGAGATTCA CTTCCAGTATCTAATGCACCATCTGGAAGGTTTTCCTCACCACCAAGAGCCAGGGCGACAACAAACTTGTACACCAATTTTTGTGTCCTTGGAAATTTGAACTCTCCTAATGTCTCTGTTAATGCACCACGAATCGACAAGATGGCTGAATTCCCAATGCCTTTCTGTGAGGATCCTTTTTTTCCTATCCGTGGACCATCATTAACTTCAGCTCGCTGCTCTTCAAGCTCAACACGGAGTACTGCGGATATCTCCATCACAATGGACAAGTGTTTAATCCTGGAGGACAAAGTTACTGTCCCCAACAGTATCAGTTATGCTTGCCCTGGTCCAAAGGGAACTGAATGCCGTTCTGAGGATGTAAAAGCTTGTGTTTCAAGTCGCTCCTCTGCTGAGGTGGATCAGCGCCGGTTTGACACGTCCTCATACCAGCAGCGCGCAGAGGCATTGGAGGGTTTGCTGGAGTTCAGTGCCAGACTCCTACAACAACAAAAGTTTGAAGAGCTTGGGGTGTTGCTGAAGCCGTTCGGGCCTGAGAAGGTTTCCCCCAGGGAAACAGCTATTTGGTTGACCAAGAGCTTTAAGGAAACTGTGGTCTAA